One window of Burkholderia thailandensis E264 genomic DNA carries:
- a CDS encoding carbonic anhydrase, with the protein MQDIIEGFLKFQRDAFAPRTALFQRLATGQQPRALFISCSDSRLVPELVTQREPGDLFVIRNAGNIVPSFGPEPGGVSASVEYAIAVLEVADVVVCGHSDCGAMRAIASCACLDHLPAVRGWLRYADAAKCVNDAREHASEQERVDSLVRENVVAQLANLNTHPSVRLALEQGRLALHGWVYDIETGSIDALDGATGRFVALAEHRHVHATPPRFDHGITHEASRVMHGVARGV; encoded by the coding sequence ATGCAGGACATCATCGAAGGATTTCTGAAGTTCCAGCGCGACGCGTTCGCGCCCCGCACGGCGTTGTTCCAGCGCCTCGCCACGGGCCAGCAGCCGCGCGCCCTCTTCATCTCGTGCTCGGACAGCCGCCTCGTGCCCGAGCTCGTCACGCAGCGCGAGCCGGGCGACCTGTTCGTGATCCGCAACGCGGGCAACATCGTGCCGTCGTTCGGCCCCGAGCCCGGCGGCGTATCGGCGTCCGTCGAATACGCGATCGCGGTGCTCGAAGTGGCCGACGTCGTCGTGTGCGGCCACTCGGACTGCGGCGCGATGCGCGCGATCGCGTCGTGCGCGTGCCTCGACCACCTGCCCGCCGTGCGCGGCTGGCTGCGCTACGCGGACGCCGCGAAATGCGTAAACGATGCGCGCGAGCACGCAAGCGAGCAGGAGCGCGTCGATTCGCTGGTGCGTGAAAACGTCGTCGCGCAACTCGCGAACCTCAACACGCATCCGTCGGTGCGGCTCGCGCTCGAGCAAGGGCGCCTCGCGCTGCACGGCTGGGTGTACGACATCGAAACCGGCTCGATCGACGCGCTCGACGGCGCGACGGGCCGCTTCGTCGCGCTCGCCGAGCATCGGCACGTGCATGCGACGCCGCCGCGATTCGATCACGGCATCACGCACGAGGCATCGCGCGTGATGCACGGCGTGGCGCGCGGCGTGTGA